The Pirellulales bacterium genomic interval AATTTTGTTCTCGGTCAACTCAACGGAATGGCTCATCCAGATCAGATGCTCGACCGAAAGCCGCACATGAATGCCCGCGCGCCCGTAGGCCGCTTCAAGAGCCGCGACCTCGGGCTGAAAGATGCAGGTCCACCGGCCTCCCTGATCGAAGATTGGAGTTTGCTCTTTGGTCAGGTCAACCGCAGCGGGCAAATACTGCGTAGGCCGAGCGGCAAATTGCTGCCCGTGCGCCGGTCGCAGTTCTGTTGAAAAACTCAGGCCAACGCCGGCGTAAATCAAGATCGCCAACTGCGATGCGGTGTTGCGAAGTTTCGGGCGCATGGCGTGCCTTGGGTCGAGGACTCAGTCGTTCTCACGGCAAGATAATTGCAAAATGGCCTGCTGGTCCGACAACACTGCCGGAATATCGGCAGAATTCCCCATATGCCCATGTCGTGCGTTGCCACGGGCTTACCTTATTCGCGTGACGCTGCGGCCTTCCGAACCTGTTCGTAAAGCTCGCCCGGATTGACTACGTGAAGATCGACGAATCCGCACTCGCCGCAAATGTCCGCTCTGATTTCCCCGTAAACTGGGTCGCTGAAAATCAAAGCGTGTGGATTTCGGAAGACCACCGCCCGAAGCCTACCTTCCCAATATTCGCCTCGGTCGGCCACGGCCACGTTGTGAATGATTTTGCTCGATCCGCAGCCTCGGCATTTGAGTTCTGGGGCCAGGCGAGTGTCGCCCAAATCGTCGGATTGAGCGCCGGTTGAATCCGCGTCTTCTTCAGGCCGTTCGGCGTCAGAAATTTCTTGGCCTTCGGCGGGAAGCGGCTCGCCCGACCTTGTTGCCATGCATTTCCAACACATGTCGAAATTGCCGGGCACGCTCTCGCCGCATTTCGAGCATTTCCAGTCGGGCTCAGGAATGCCGGCATCGCCGTCGCTGTTGCCGTCGAAATCTCCGGCCAGGGACGAGTTCCCGATCGGCGATGGGCTATTCGCCTTGGCCGGCTTCGCGTGTGCGTTGGGCGCCGGCTTCGCTTCCGTCCTATCGCTCGATCGCGGCGGATCGTCTGGCAGGTAGTCGAGGATGCCGCCGCATTCCAAGCAGATTTGCTGGCCCGGCTCGGCGACGTGCTGGCAATTTCGGCATCGCAGCATAGCTCCGCCCTGTTTTTTGATTCGAAACTTCTATCGGTGAACCAGCGAATTGCTGACGCCGAGACCGGAAATCGCTACTTGTTCAGCACTCCATCAACGAATTCGAACAATGCTTGCGTCGGTTTGTCGCCGGGCAGTCCCAGACCATTGTTGAGCTTGTCGTGTTCCGAGTTTTGGGCCGAGAGTGTCTTTGCCGGGACGCCGGCTTCTTGAAGCGCTTTGGCGAGCCGGCGAGCTTGCGGTTCGGTTTCGGGATGGCCGCCGACGCAGAGCAGCAAGAACGGCGGAATATCCTTCCCTTTTGCGACGTGCTCAATCGGTGAAAGCTCTTTGCGGCTTTGCTCGTCGCCGAATTTCCACGTGTAGCGGTCGGCTCGCTTCTTCTCCACCGTGGCGATTTGCATCGCAAGATCGTAGGTGTCGCCATCGACGGGCACGCAACCCTTGATGATCGAAAGCGGCAAGCCCTCGGCCTTCAAGAGCGTTTCGTCGGTGCAAATCAGCGCAGCGAGTTGCGCTCCAGCGGAATGTCCCATCACGAAGATCCGGTTCGGATCGCCGCCGAATTCACGGGCATGATCGTGGGTCCAGCGGACTG includes:
- a CDS encoding alpha/beta hydrolase: MHCIPLCLLLLASAATAAEPAARRDVPYAGTTDAKQTLDIDAPPTGKDHPIVFWIHGGGWMQGDKRDVQNKPKAFVDKGFVFVSTNYRLFPNTTIKAMAGDVANAVRWTHDHAREFGGDPNRIFVMGHSAGAQLAALICTDETLLKAEGLPLSIIKGCVPVDGDTYDLAMQIATVEKKRADRYTWKFGDEQSRKELSPIEHVAKGKDIPPFLLLCVGGHPETEPQARRLAKALQEAGVPAKTLSAQNSEHDKLNNGLGLPGDKPTQALFEFVDGVLNK